The Arachis hypogaea cultivar Tifrunner chromosome 16, arahy.Tifrunner.gnm2.J5K5, whole genome shotgun sequence genome contains a region encoding:
- the LOC140180056 gene encoding protein FAR1-RELATED SEQUENCE 5-like → MKAISFLLYSFASTLSSKDTIAAFSVETFKESETRLWDAPMMKLLGFSSLRLFVFLDCEVINQASGDEELDPEEGMCFGILEDARAYYYRYAARTGFVIKIRTTGWESRNDQRVVVNQALHCNRDGYRTSCVKAPKRRKTVASTNCKIRCYLALDKMTRKWKISRVEVSHSHPLNSKLSGMFSANRQLSMHVKDMIQQNDQAGIRPSKMYQALANATSVSANLTFTEKDVRNYISRHLRIFGDEMDPKEAAWKYFGDIVTFDTTYKTNRYDMPFGSFVDVNQHGMSTLLGCALLWNEDIRTFQWLFRTWLKCMDMFADRHMWVPVFFKNEFWAGMRSTQRSESMHLVFNKYLNSKSFLLQFVRQYQNCVIDKEQKELECDAADLRGIIPCVFSSPIEKQFQREYTNSMFRDVQDQFIKEVDCDISSINHHGTSIVCEVDQQKMVFDMLVYSRYQVMYCSQSSKVQCDCFRFQLNGILCCHSLAVLLHFRVTAVSSQYILS, encoded by the exons ATGAAAGCGATTTCATTTTTGCTCTACTCCTTCGCCTCAACTTTATCATCTAAAGACACAATTGCAGCTTTTTCAGTGGAGACCTTCAAA GAGTCGGAGACAAGGCTATGGGATGCTCCGATGATGAAGCTGCTGGGTTTCTCCTCTCTGCGTCTTTTCGTTTTTCTCGATTGTGAG gTCATAAACCAAGCCAGTGGTGACGAGGAGCTAGATCCCGAGGAGGGAATGTGCTTCGGAATATTAGAAGATGCGCGTGCATATTATTACCGATATGCGGCTAGGACTGGATTTGTCATCAAAATAAGAACCACCGGCTGGGAGAGTAGAAACGATCAGAGGGTGGTTGTTAATCAGGCTTTGCATTGTAACAGAGATGGATACCGCACATCCTGTGTAAAGGCACCCAAGAGAAGGAAAACGGTGGCCTCAACAAACTGCAAAATCCGTTGCTATTTGGCATTAGATAAGATGACAAGGAAGTGGAAGATTTCTCGAGTAGAGGTGTCCCACTCACACCCGCTCAATTCGAAGCTATCTGGAATGTTCTCAGCAAACCGTCAGCTAAGTATGCATGTGAAGGACATGATACAGCAAAATGACCAAGCTGGCATTAGACCGAGTAAGATGTACCAGGCACTAGCCAATGCCACCAGTGTCTCTGCCAACCTCACCTTTACGGAGAAGGATGTTAGAAATTACATTAGTCGTCACTTACGCATTTTCGGGGATGAGATGGATCCAAAAGA AGCTGCATGGAAATATTTTGGTGACATCGTGACGTTTGACACTACTTACAAGACTAATAG aTATGACATGCCGTTCGGGTCTTTCGTAGATGTCAACCAACATGGGATGTCTACGCTTCTTGGGTGCGCATTATTGTGGAATGAGGACATTCGTACATTCCAATGGCTTTTTCGTACTTGGTTGAAGTGCATGG ATATGTTTGCTGACCGACACATGTGGGTGCCAGTATTTTTCAAGAACGAATTCTGGGCTGGCATGAGGAGCACACAGCGTAGTGAGAGCATGCATTTAGTTTTCAATAAGTACTTAAACAGTAAGAGCTTTTTGTTGCAATTTGTTCGTCAATACCAAAACTGTGTTATAGACAAGGAGCAAAAGGAGCTTGAGTGTGACGCTGCTGATTTAAGGGGGATTATCCCTTGTGTTTTCAGCTCACCAATAGAGAAGCAGTTCCAAAGAGAATATACAAACTCCATGTTTCGAGACGTTCAGGATCAATTTATAAAAGAGGTCGATTGTGACATCTCCTCTATCAACCATCATGGCACAAGTATAGTTTGTGAAGTTGACCAACAAAAGATGGTGTTTGACATGTTAGTGTATAGCAGATACCAAGTCATGTATTGCTCGCAGTCATCAAAAGTTCAATGTGATTGCTTTAGGTTCCAATTGAATGGTATTCTATGCTGCCACAGTCTTGCTGTTCTTCTACATTTTCGTGTAACAGCAGTGTCCTCACAATACATTCTATCCTGA